The Geobacter sp. AOG2 genome includes a window with the following:
- a CDS encoding redoxin domain-containing protein, protein MSRKKVSLWSRFSQRTALLAVLFTAYGIFLFTPAAATLQQLQVGMEAPGFSLPLVSGENKSFADLKGDKLTVLLVWSTWDRKSEKALARMQTLYQKYRDKGLAVVAINADGQKISDADLARIRSTVERLKLTYPVLVDNGLDYFHDVGIIALPSTVIVDRERVIKYELSGYPLVGAEEMADFLTASIEGTKPAMAEKKGYQPAKSALRFYNMGRNTLKSGRMAETAEMWFKKAIEADPNFVLPHISLGRFYVQRGDKALAGEQFREALAKEPTHVIALCESALLLFEDNRLAEGQSLLESAFKADESYTPCYYYAGFAYGRQDKLDQALKMFDEAEKINPLDYNLYVYKGRVFEERKRLPEAAAAYRKALETILQIH, encoded by the coding sequence ATGTCCCGAAAAAAAGTCTCGTTATGGTCTCGATTTTCGCAAAGAACCGCACTGCTGGCGGTGCTTTTTACCGCCTACGGCATTTTCCTGTTCACCCCGGCGGCCGCCACGTTGCAGCAGCTTCAGGTCGGCATGGAGGCCCCCGGCTTCTCCCTGCCGCTCGTCTCCGGCGAAAATAAATCGTTTGCCGACCTGAAAGGGGATAAGTTGACCGTGCTCCTGGTCTGGTCCACCTGGGACCGGAAATCGGAAAAGGCCCTGGCCCGGATGCAGACCCTGTATCAAAAGTACCGGGACAAGGGGTTGGCGGTGGTGGCCATCAATGCGGACGGCCAGAAGATTTCGGACGCCGACCTGGCCAGGATCCGTTCGACGGTCGAGCGGCTCAAGCTGACCTATCCCGTTCTCGTGGACAACGGCCTCGACTACTTTCACGATGTGGGCATCATTGCCCTGCCTTCGACGGTCATCGTGGACCGGGAGCGGGTCATAAAGTACGAGCTTTCGGGGTATCCCCTGGTGGGTGCCGAGGAGATGGCAGACTTTCTGACCGCCTCCATCGAGGGCACGAAACCGGCCATGGCGGAGAAGAAGGGGTACCAGCCCGCCAAGAGCGCGCTGCGGTTTTACAATATGGGCCGGAACACCCTGAAGTCGGGGCGCATGGCCGAGACCGCGGAGATGTGGTTCAAAAAGGCCATCGAGGCCGACCCGAACTTCGTCCTGCCCCATATCAGCCTGGGCAGGTTCTATGTGCAGCGGGGCGACAAGGCGCTGGCCGGGGAGCAGTTCCGGGAAGCCCTCGCGAAGGAGCCGACCCATGTGATCGCCCTGTGCGAATCGGCGCTTTTATTGTTCGAGGACAATCGTCTGGCGGAGGGTCAGAGCTTGCTGGAGAGCGCCTTCAAGGCGGATGAATCCTACACGCCGTGTTACTATTATGCCGGTTTTGCCTACGGCAGGCAGGATAAGCTGGATCAGGCGTTGAAGATGTTCGACGAGGCGGAGAAGATCAACCCGCTGGACTATAACCTGTATGTGTACAAGGGGCGGGTGTTCGAAGAGCGGAAGAGGTTGCCGGAGGCCGCGGCCGCCTATAGGAAGGCGTTGGAAACCATTTTACAGATCCATTAG
- a CDS encoding tetratricopeptide repeat protein — translation MAAGRIDAMTAPAVSRLRTAVLWCALAGMSAVLACPASWAADGEAPQAAVPEKQPAPVSAPAAANPEEKEIRGLREQIAQAPDDSLLYVRLGYLYLNAGALTEAKAAFDDALKRNPYSHAAMTGEGIVLARTGNLKEAEQVLKTALARNPNPVRTHYELGFVYEKSGDLEKALAEYKEGIAKHQQGRK, via the coding sequence ATGGCGGCGGGCCGTATCGACGCCATGACGGCACCGGCCGTATCCCGTTTGCGCACGGCCGTGCTTTGGTGCGCGCTGGCCGGTATGAGCGCCGTGCTCGCCTGCCCCGCATCATGGGCGGCGGACGGGGAGGCCCCCCAGGCGGCCGTCCCGGAAAAGCAGCCGGCTCCCGTGTCCGCTCCGGCCGCCGCAAACCCGGAAGAGAAGGAGATCCGGGGCCTGCGCGAGCAGATCGCGCAGGCCCCGGACGATTCCCTCCTGTATGTGCGCCTCGGGTATCTGTACCTGAACGCCGGGGCGCTGACGGAGGCGAAAGCCGCCTTCGACGATGCCCTGAAACGCAACCCCTACTCCCATGCCGCCATGACGGGGGAGGGGATCGTCCTGGCCCGCACCGGGAACCTCAAGGAGGCCGAACAGGTGTTGAAAACGGCCCTCGCCCGTAATCCGAATCCGGTCAGAACACACTATGAGCTGGGGTTTGTGTACGAAAAATCCGGCGATCTCGAGAAGGCCCTGGCCGAGTATAAAGAGGGGATAGCCAAACATCAGCAGGGAAGAAAGTAA
- a CDS encoding prepilin-type N-terminal cleavage/methylation domain-containing protein gives MAISVSTDTKGFTLIEFLVAIVILMVGLLGLLQTVNYAIHYNMGNQLRQGALLVADESMNLEKAKPFDLISSSPSPHVQSTVVSRVVNGAFRSYSVVKTNADVTSKTKSIDLQVSWRYQRTRFVHSIMSLVSNY, from the coding sequence ATGGCAATAAGTGTGTCTACTGATACGAAGGGTTTCACCCTGATCGAGTTCCTGGTGGCCATTGTGATTCTGATGGTGGGGCTTTTGGGCCTGCTCCAGACGGTGAATTACGCCATCCACTACAACATGGGCAACCAACTGAGGCAGGGGGCGCTGTTGGTGGCCGACGAAAGCATGAACCTGGAGAAGGCGAAACCGTTCGATTTGATCTCCAGTTCCCCGTCTCCCCATGTCCAGTCGACGGTGGTTTCACGCGTGGTTAATGGCGCATTTCGCAGCTATTCGGTCGTCAAGACCAACGCGGATGTAACCTCGAAGACAAAAAGCATAGATCTTCAGGTGAGCTGGCGTTACCAGCGTACGCGGTTTGTACACTCGATCATGTCGCTCGTGTCCAACTACTAG
- a CDS encoding cytochrome c3 family protein has protein sequence MQLLSFSGSAGNAFALSGQSSPLKASCVTADCHGKMGTEKYVHGPAATGDCTFCHKPTGKHSFEAIRDTGKLCAECHERLDTHKYVHAPVKQGKCFTCHDSHQSPNKYQLRAAGAELCFKCHDRSIMKGKFVHGPVAVGSCTTCHAVHQGDYPRLLRAPVNQVCFECHADKAEAFKSKKFTHAPVQKSCTECHDPHNGEYRYNLKADGSEDLCLTCHKEKQMEINSATVKHKGLATEKKCLACHDPHASNYVKQLTMQPADLCLSCHNKEYGAGATRVANMKAVLDSNTEYHGPIKQKDCSGCHNTHGSKNFRILRENFPAVFYAGYNAENYKLCFMCHEKSLAEDEHTTKLTAFRNGDQNLHFVHVNKTVKGRTCRACHDAHATNNPRHIRDAVPFNAWKLPVGFVKTSDGGSCLPGCHKQFSYNRNHAVKNQ, from the coding sequence ATGCAACTTCTTTCGTTTTCCGGCTCCGCCGGTAACGCCTTTGCCTTATCCGGTCAATCGTCCCCCCTGAAAGCGTCCTGCGTTACCGCCGACTGCCACGGCAAGATGGGTACCGAGAAGTACGTGCACGGTCCCGCGGCCACCGGCGACTGCACCTTCTGCCACAAGCCCACGGGAAAGCATTCGTTCGAAGCGATACGGGACACGGGCAAGCTGTGCGCCGAGTGCCACGAACGGCTCGATACCCATAAATATGTCCATGCGCCGGTCAAGCAGGGGAAATGCTTCACCTGCCACGATTCCCACCAGTCCCCCAACAAGTATCAGTTGCGCGCAGCCGGTGCGGAACTCTGCTTCAAGTGCCATGACCGGTCCATCATGAAGGGCAAGTTCGTCCACGGCCCTGTCGCCGTGGGGAGCTGCACCACCTGCCACGCCGTGCATCAGGGGGATTACCCCCGGTTGTTGCGGGCGCCCGTCAACCAGGTCTGTTTCGAATGCCATGCCGACAAGGCCGAGGCGTTCAAGAGCAAGAAGTTCACCCACGCTCCGGTCCAGAAGTCCTGCACCGAGTGTCACGACCCCCATAACGGCGAATACCGGTACAACCTGAAAGCCGACGGCTCGGAGGATCTCTGCCTTACCTGTCACAAGGAAAAACAGATGGAGATCAACTCGGCCACCGTGAAACACAAGGGGCTGGCGACGGAGAAGAAATGCCTTGCCTGCCATGATCCCCACGCGTCCAATTACGTCAAGCAGTTGACCATGCAACCGGCGGACCTGTGCCTGAGCTGCCATAACAAGGAGTATGGGGCCGGCGCCACGCGCGTGGCAAATATGAAAGCCGTGCTGGATAGCAATACCGAATATCATGGCCCCATCAAGCAAAAGGATTGCTCGGGATGCCATAATACCCACGGCTCCAAGAATTTCAGGATCCTGCGCGAAAATTTCCCCGCGGTTTTTTATGCCGGCTACAACGCGGAAAACTACAAGCTGTGCTTCATGTGCCACGAAAAGTCCCTAGCCGAGGACGAACATACGACGAAATTGACCGCCTTCAGGAACGGGGATCAGAATCTGCATTTCGTCCATGTCAACAAGACGGTAAAGGGTCGCACCTGCCGGGCCTGCCACGATGCCCACGCGACGAACAATCCGCGCCATATCCGGGATGCGGTTCCCTTCAACGCCTGGAAGCTGCCGGTCGGCTTCGTGAAGACCAGCGACGGCGGCAGTTGTCTGCCGGGGTGCCACAAGCAGTTTTCCTATAACCGGAACCATGCGGTAAAGAATCAGTAA
- a CDS encoding Tfp pilus assembly protein FimT/FimU produces the protein MNRRGFSLIELIVVMSLIGILVAIAALNFNSWQTKYNIEAQVKEMLADLTGARLMAIQTKREHRIILNPTSYAFWRYTGESVASDTRVFNKQTKYPIQQFSDSGTLSNFSNTTITVDERGYTSDLLTIAVGIGLGNPAYDCLVVQRARVNMGKINGNKCVY, from the coding sequence ATGAACCGTCGTGGTTTTTCATTGATAGAGTTGATAGTCGTGATGTCCCTGATAGGGATACTCGTCGCGATCGCCGCCCTGAACTTCAATTCCTGGCAGACCAAGTACAACATCGAAGCCCAGGTGAAGGAGATGCTGGCGGATTTGACCGGGGCGCGGTTAATGGCCATCCAGACCAAAAGGGAACACAGGATAATTCTGAACCCCACGTCATATGCGTTCTGGCGTTACACCGGTGAATCTGTCGCAAGCGACACCCGGGTTTTCAATAAGCAAACGAAGTACCCAATTCAACAGTTTTCCGACTCCGGCACGCTGTCTAATTTCAGCAACACAACCATTACGGTCGATGAACGGGGTTACACCTCGGACCTGCTTACCATTGCGGTGGGGATCGGTTTGGGGAACCCCGCGTACGACTGTCTGGTTGTCCAGCGCGCCCGGGTCAACATGGGGAAGATCAATGGCAATAAGTGTGTCTACTGA
- a CDS encoding PilW family protein, which yields MLNSRKGFTLVELIVVMAVFTVVIMIAGDSFKTILNQMGKITKSEESNIEGVLGLEMFRHDLQQAGYGLPFSYLAPITYYEAGYAPASAYNDGTGTTASGVPRAIVAGDTLAATTASDGTDSYNILAGTDYLALKGATLGLTKAAQNWTYMPYSSGITGKKKPRIWQKDNLANTDRVIVLKKTFSGSTYTNQLIFNTAHPETYWANYNSGGFADTSFNPTLPEEMYYIYGISADDNVGMPFNRADYFVASPADSTKKPSYCSPDSGGVPTTGILYKGSLNHSSSAPGGHLTYIPLLDCVADMQVVFGWDVDDGQGSEGQDGVVETFSTPLASGGAITVSPAGNMGRVTSALADPEKLRNSLKVVKVYVLAQVGRRDANYQSPATFEIGDPTLDNSISKTFTLSAAMRNYHWKVYRLIVRPKNLLTNQ from the coding sequence ATGCTGAATTCCCGCAAGGGTTTTACCTTGGTAGAGCTGATAGTCGTCATGGCGGTATTCACCGTGGTCATCATGATCGCGGGGGATTCCTTCAAGACGATTCTCAACCAGATGGGTAAAATCACCAAATCCGAGGAGAGCAACATCGAAGGCGTCCTGGGGCTGGAGATGTTTCGTCACGACCTGCAGCAAGCCGGTTACGGACTCCCCTTTTCCTATCTCGCCCCGATAACCTACTATGAAGCGGGCTATGCCCCCGCCAGCGCTTATAACGACGGCACCGGCACCACCGCCAGCGGCGTTCCCCGCGCCATCGTTGCCGGCGACACCCTTGCCGCAACCACGGCCTCGGACGGCACGGACAGCTATAATATCCTTGCCGGAACCGACTATCTGGCGCTGAAGGGTGCGACGCTCGGTCTGACCAAGGCCGCCCAGAACTGGACCTATATGCCCTACAGCAGCGGTATTACCGGCAAAAAGAAACCGCGAATCTGGCAGAAGGACAACCTGGCCAATACGGACCGGGTGATCGTGTTGAAGAAAACGTTTTCCGGAAGTACGTACACGAACCAACTCATCTTCAATACCGCCCATCCCGAGACATACTGGGCAAACTACAACAGTGGCGGCTTTGCCGATACATCCTTCAATCCGACGCTTCCGGAGGAAATGTACTATATCTATGGCATCTCGGCAGACGACAATGTCGGCATGCCGTTCAATCGCGCGGATTATTTCGTCGCCTCGCCGGCAGATTCCACGAAGAAACCTTCGTACTGCTCGCCCGACAGCGGGGGCGTTCCGACCACCGGCATCCTGTACAAAGGTTCGCTGAATCATTCGTCAAGCGCTCCGGGCGGTCATCTGACGTACATTCCCCTGTTGGATTGCGTCGCGGACATGCAGGTCGTCTTCGGTTGGGACGTGGACGACGGCCAGGGCAGCGAAGGGCAGGACGGCGTTGTCGAGACCTTTTCGACACCGCTGGCCAGCGGCGGGGCGATCACCGTCTCGCCTGCCGGCAATATGGGCCGCGTCACGAGCGCGCTGGCGGACCCCGAAAAGCTGCGCAACAGCCTGAAGGTCGTCAAGGTCTACGTGCTGGCCCAGGTGGGGCGCCGTGACGCCAACTACCAAAGCCCCGCCACCTTTGAAATCGGCGACCCCACGTTGGACAATTCCATTTCCAAAACGTTCACCCTCAGCGCCGCGATGCGCAACTACCACTGGAAGGTTTACCGGCTGATCGTGCGCCCGAAAAACCTTTTGACGAATCAGTAG
- a CDS encoding tetratricopeptide repeat protein, whose amino-acid sequence MTRHISPFSRMFSRRTALLGALLALLGVFPFTSADATLQQLQVGMEAPGFSLPLVSGERKSFADLKGDKLTVLLVWSTWDRKSEKALARMQTLYQTYRDKGLAVVAIEADVQGNADADLARIRSTVERLKLTYPVLVDNGLSYFHDVGIIALPSTVIVDRERVIKYELSGYPLVGAEEMADFLTASIEGTKPAMAEKKGYQPAKSALRFYNMGRNTLKSGRMAETAEMWFKKAIEADPNFVLPHISLGRFYVQRGDKALAGEQFREALAKEPTHVIALCESALLLFEDNRLAEGQSLLESAFKADESYTPCYYYAGFAYGRQDKLDQALKMFDEAEKINPLDYNLYVYKGRVFEERKRLPEAAAAYGKALETVFQTDETLKRKQRVPDGRTEEGIVLARAGNLTGAEQALRAALAGNPNPVMAHHELGRVYERSGRLEEALAEYKEGIAKYRQGRR is encoded by the coding sequence ATGACCAGGCATATTTCCCCATTTTCCCGGATGTTCTCGAGAAGGACCGCGCTCCTGGGCGCTCTGCTCGCACTCTTGGGCGTTTTTCCGTTCACCTCGGCCGACGCCACGTTGCAGCAGCTTCAGGTCGGCATGGAGGCCCCCGGCTTCTCCCTGCCGCTCGTCTCCGGCGAACGGAAATCGTTTGCCGACCTGAAAGGGGATAAGCTGACCGTGCTCCTGGTCTGGTCCACCTGGGACCGGAAATCGGAAAAGGCCCTGGCCCGGATGCAGACCCTGTATCAAACGTACCGGGACAAGGGGCTGGCGGTGGTGGCCATCGAGGCGGATGTGCAGGGAAACGCCGACGCCGACCTGGCCAGGATCCGTTCGACGGTGGAGCGGCTCAAGCTGACCTATCCCGTTCTCGTGGACAACGGCCTTAGCTACTTTCACGATGTGGGCATCATTGCCCTGCCTTCGACGGTCATCGTGGACCGGGAGCGGGTCATAAAGTACGAGCTTTCGGGGTATCCCCTGGTGGGTGCCGAGGAGATGGCGGACTTTCTGACCGCCTCCATCGAGGGCACGAAACCGGCCATGGCGGAGAAGAAGGGGTATCAGCCCGCCAAGAGCGCGCTGCGGTTTTACAATATGGGCCGGAACACCCTGAAGTCGGGGCGCATGGCCGAGACCGCGGAGATGTGGTTCAAAAAGGCCATCGAGGCCGACCCGAACTTCGTCCTGCCCCATATCAGCCTGGGCAGGTTCTATGTGCAGCGGGGCGACAAGGCGCTGGCCGGGGAGCAGTTCCGGGAAGCCCTCGCGAAGGAGCCGACCCATGTGATCGCCCTGTGCGAATCGGCGCTTTTATTGTTCGAGGACAATCGTCTGGCGGAAGGTCAGAGCTTGCTGGAGAGCGCCTTCAAGGCGGATGAATCCTACACGCCGTGTTACTATTATGCCGGTTTTGCCTACGGCAGGCAGGATAAGCTCGATCAGGCGTTGAAGATGTTCGACGAGGCGGAGAAGATCAACCCGCTGGACTATAACCTGTATGTGTACAAGGGGCGGGTGTTCGAAGAGCGGAAGAGGTTGCCGGAGGCCGCGGCCGCCTATGGGAAGGCGTTGGAAACCGTCTTCCAGACCGACGAAACCTTGAAGCGCAAACAGCGCGTTCCCGACGGCAGGACGGAAGAGGGGATCGTCCTGGCCCGCGCCGGGAACCTCACGGGGGCCGAACAGGCACTGCGGGCGGCCCTGGCCGGCAATCCCAATCCGGTCATGGCCCACCATGAACTGGGACGTGTGTACGAAAGATCGGGCCGGCTCGAAGAGGCGCTGGCCGAGTATAAAGAGGGGATCGCCAAGTACCGGCAGGGGAGACGGTAA